A genomic segment from Glycine soja cultivar W05 chromosome 18, ASM419377v2, whole genome shotgun sequence encodes:
- the LOC114396880 gene encoding stigma-specific STIG1-like protein 4, with amino-acid sequence MKAILVQTLALVTLLELLVLIPIEGKSTPKTLHQNGTTRVPSSPISPWVKNVVKARSSGCRGRSWVCNQGEFPPRSLCCRNRCVNVTSDRNNCGLCGIRCPFNWKCCGGLCRNINLSIFNCGKCGHRCPFGTLCFFGTCGYA; translated from the coding sequence ATGAAAGCAATATTGGTACAAACTTTGGCACTTGTGACACTTCTCGAGTTGTTGGTTTTGATCCCAATTGAGGGAAAATCAACACCAAAGACATTGCACCAAAATGGTACTACTAGAGTCCCATCATCACCAATTTCACCATGGGTGAAGAATGTGGTGAAAGCAAGATCATCAGGGTGCCGTGGTAGGTCATGGGTGTGCAACCAAGGAGAATTTCCACCAAGGAGCTTGTGCTGTAGGAACCGTTGTGTGAATGTGACTTCTGATAGGAACAATTGTGGGTTGTGTGGGATTAGGTGCCCCTTCAATTGGAAGTGTTGTGGAGGCTTATGCAGGAACATAAACTTGAGCATTTTCAACTGTGGCAAGTGTGGACATAGATGTCCCTTTGGGACATTGTGCTTCTTTGGGACATGCGGGTATGCATAG